In one Sphingobium sp. MI1205 genomic region, the following are encoded:
- the rpmA gene encoding 50S ribosomal protein L27, translating into MAHKKAGGSSRNGRDSESKRLGVKKFGGQEVIGGNIIIRQRGTRVYPGRNVGMGKDHTLFALGEGRVVFHTGKLGRKYVSVDAMAEAAE; encoded by the coding sequence ATGGCACATAAGAAAGCTGGCGGTTCATCGCGTAACGGTCGCGATTCGGAGTCGAAGCGTCTTGGCGTTAAGAAGTTCGGTGGTCAGGAAGTGATCGGCGGCAACATCATCATTCGCCAGCGCGGCACACGCGTCTACCCGGGTCGCAACGTCGGCATGGGTAAAGACCACACGCTGTTCGCGCTCGGTGAAGGCCGCGTGGTATTCCACACTGGCAAGCTCGGCCGCAAATATGTGTCGGTCGATGCGATGGCCGAAGCAGCCGAATAA